The Malus domestica chromosome 13, GDT2T_hap1 genome includes a window with the following:
- the LOC103414232 gene encoding fructose-bisphosphate aldolase 3, chloroplastic-like, whose protein sequence is MACSSFAKLNASSSQWIGQQSFTQRPGSSTSLATRRVAVPIRAKAYTDELVLTAKTIASPGRGILAIDESNATCGKRLDSIGLDNTEVNRQAYRQLLLTTPGLGEYISGAILFEETLYQSTTDGKKFVDVLCDQKIVPGIKVDKGLVPLPGSNNESWCQGLDGLASRSAEYYKQGARFAKWRTVVSIPCGPSALAVKEAAWGLARYAAISQDNGLVPIVEPEILLDGDHPIERTLEVAEKVWSEVFYYLAENNVMFEGILLKPSMVTPGAEHKEKATPEAIAKATLTVLKRRVPPAVPGIMFLSGGQSEAEATLNLNAMNQSPNPWHVSFSYARALQNSVLKAWQGHPENVDAAQKALLVRAKANSLAQLGKYSAAGEDEEAKKGMFVKGYTY, encoded by the exons ATGGCCTGTTCCAGCTTCGCGAAGCTTAATGCGTCGTCATCTCAGTGGATCGGACAGCAGTCCTTCACTCAGCGCCCAGGATCATCGACTAGCCTCGCTACTCGCCGAGTCGCCGTCCCGATCCGAGCCAAGGCCTACACCGACGAACTCGTCCTAACCGCT AAAACCATTGCATCCCCTGGTCGTGGTATACTTGCCATTGATGAATCAAATGCAACTTGTGGAAAGAGGTTAGACTCTATTGGGTTGGACAATACCGAGGTTAACCGACAGGCTTACAGGCAGCTTTTGTTGACCACCCCTGGCCTCGGCGAATACATTTCTGGTGCCATTCTTTTTGAGGAAACACTTTACCAGTCTACAACCGATGGGAAGAAATTTGTGGATGTGTTGTGTGACCAGAAAATTGTACCTGGAATCAAAGTTGACAAG GGTTTGGTTCCCCTGCCGGGATCAAACAATGAATCTTGGTGCCAAGGCTTAGATGGATTGGCTTCACGATCTGCTGAGTACTACAAGCAAGGTGCTCGTTTTGCTAAATG GCGTACAGTTGTTAGCATTCCTTGTGGTCCTTCTGCTCTAGCAGTTAAGGAAGCTGCATGGGGACTTGCTCGTTATGCTGCCATTTCTCAG GACAATGGTCTTGTACCCATTGTAGAGCCTGAGATTCTTCTCGACGGGGACCACCCAATCGAAAGGACACTTGAAGTGGCAGAGAAGGTCTGGTCCGAAGTCTTCTATTACTTGGCTGAAAACAATGTGATGTTCGAAGGAATCCTGCTTAAGCCCAGCATGGTTACCCCAGGGGCTGAACACAAGGAAAAGGCTACTCCAGAAGCCATTGCAAAGGCTACCCTCACAGTTCTTAAAAGGAGAGTTCCTCCTGCGGTACCCGGAATCATG TTTTTGTCAGGAGGACAATCCGAAGCAGAAGCGACCCTCAACCTAAATGCAATGAACCAAAGCCCCAACCCTTGGCACGTATCCTTCTCGTACGCACGTGCCCTGCAGAACTCTGTCCTTAAGGCATGGCAAGGACATCCTGAGAACGTGGACGCTGCACAAAAGGCACTTCTGGTGCGAGCAAAGGCAAACTCCTTGGCTCAGCTAGGAAAGTACTCTGCTGCAGGCGAGGACGAGGAAGCCAAGAAAGGAATGTTCGTCAAGGGCTATACGTACTAA
- the LOC103414392 gene encoding 2-oxoglutarate and iron-dependent oxygenase domain-containing protein CP2-like isoform X2: MATDGAADRRRPPPQMLSAGNNGNCVMSLSNRLRLMPNKEHKAESYEDLQHLEFSPLLFSSLERYLPPTMLNASRDLKLQYMRDILLRYSPESERTRVQRHREYRQKIIAHYQPLQRELYTLQAAKFFVPSFLRAISENTEASFRNILSEPSPGVYTFEMLQPDFCELLLTEVENFEGWVHETNFRIMRPNTMNRYVFFPEVGGSTLDTHHGFVVEYGSDRDVELGFHVDDSEVTLNVCLGKQFSGGDLFFRGVRCDKHVNSETQSEEIFDYTHVPGRAILHHGRHRHGARATTSGHRVNLLLWCRSSVFRELKKYQKDFSKWCGECKREKKERQRQSIAATKLEILKRDGQTAS; the protein is encoded by the exons ATGGCTACGGACGGCGCGGCGGACCGACGGAGGCCACCGCCGCAAATGCTGAGCGCAGGCAACAACGGGAACTGCGTGATGAGCTTGTCGAACAGGTTGAGGCTGATGCCGAACAAGGAGCACAAGGCGGAGAGCTACGAGGACCTACAGCATTTGGAGTTCAGTCCCTTGCTTTTCAGCTCGCTGGAGCGCTACTTGCCTCCCACCATGCTCAATGCCTCACGTGACCTCAAGCTCCAGTACATGAGGGACATCCTCCTCCGGTACTCGCCCGAGAGCGAACGCACTCGT GTTCAACGACATCGAGAATACAGGCAGAAGATCATTGCACACTATCAG CCTCTACAAAGGGAGTTATACACGCTGCAAGCTGCAAAGTTCTTTGTCCCCTCATTTCTCAGAGCAATCAGTGAGAACACAGAGGCTAGCTTTAGAAATATACTGTCTGAACCCTCTCCTGGAGTTTATACCTTTGAAATGCTTCAGCCGGATTTCTGTGAATTGTTATTAACTGAG GTGGAAAATTTTGAAGGGTGGGTCCATGAGACAAATTTCAGAATCATGCGACCAAATACAATGAATAGATACG TTTTCTTCCCAGAAGTTGGCGGATCCACACTGGATACTCATCACGGTTTTGTTGTTGAATATGGAAGCGATAGGGATGTAGAGCTTG GTTTTCATGTGGATGATTCAGAAGTCACCTTGAATGTTTGCTTgggaaagcaattttctggtgGAGATTTGTTCTTTCGAGGTGTTCGATGTGATAAACATGTTAATTCAGAGACACAATCTGAG GAAATCTTTGATTATACTCATGTTCCGGGACGTgccattcttcatcatggtCGCCATCGGCATGGTGCTAGAGCCACAACATCGGGGCATCGAGTCAACTTACTATTATGGTGCAGAAG TTCGGTGTTTAGAGAGCTGAAGAAATATCAGAAAGATTTTTCCAAATGGTGTGGAGAGTGCAAACGTGAAAAAAAAGAGAGGCAGCGTCAATCAATTGCTGCAACCAAACTG GAAATACTCAAGAGAGATGGACAAACCGCCTCTTGA
- the LOC103414392 gene encoding 2-oxoglutarate and iron-dependent oxygenase domain-containing protein CP2-like isoform X1 produces MATDGAADRRRPPPQMLSAGNNGNCVMSLSNRLRLMPNKEHKAESYEDLQHLEFSPLLFSSLERYLPPTMLNASRDLKLQYMRDILLRYSPESERTRVQRHREYRQKIIAHYQPLQRELYTLQAAKFFVPSFLRAISENTEASFRNILSEPSPGVYTFEMLQPDFCELLLTEVENFEGWVHETNFRIMRPNTMNRYGCVLDDFGLETMLDKLMEDFIRPLSKFFFPEVGGSTLDTHHGFVVEYGSDRDVELGFHVDDSEVTLNVCLGKQFSGGDLFFRGVRCDKHVNSETQSEEIFDYTHVPGRAILHHGRHRHGARATTSGHRVNLLLWCRSSVFRELKKYQKDFSKWCGECKREKKERQRQSIAATKLEILKRDGQTAS; encoded by the exons ATGGCTACGGACGGCGCGGCGGACCGACGGAGGCCACCGCCGCAAATGCTGAGCGCAGGCAACAACGGGAACTGCGTGATGAGCTTGTCGAACAGGTTGAGGCTGATGCCGAACAAGGAGCACAAGGCGGAGAGCTACGAGGACCTACAGCATTTGGAGTTCAGTCCCTTGCTTTTCAGCTCGCTGGAGCGCTACTTGCCTCCCACCATGCTCAATGCCTCACGTGACCTCAAGCTCCAGTACATGAGGGACATCCTCCTCCGGTACTCGCCCGAGAGCGAACGCACTCGT GTTCAACGACATCGAGAATACAGGCAGAAGATCATTGCACACTATCAG CCTCTACAAAGGGAGTTATACACGCTGCAAGCTGCAAAGTTCTTTGTCCCCTCATTTCTCAGAGCAATCAGTGAGAACACAGAGGCTAGCTTTAGAAATATACTGTCTGAACCCTCTCCTGGAGTTTATACCTTTGAAATGCTTCAGCCGGATTTCTGTGAATTGTTATTAACTGAG GTGGAAAATTTTGAAGGGTGGGTCCATGAGACAAATTTCAGAATCATGCGACCAAATACAATGAATAGATACGGTTGTGTTCTTGATGACTTTGGTCTTGAAACCATGCTTGACAAGTTGATGGAGGACTTTATACGTCCTTTGTCTAAAT TTTTCTTCCCAGAAGTTGGCGGATCCACACTGGATACTCATCACGGTTTTGTTGTTGAATATGGAAGCGATAGGGATGTAGAGCTTG GTTTTCATGTGGATGATTCAGAAGTCACCTTGAATGTTTGCTTgggaaagcaattttctggtgGAGATTTGTTCTTTCGAGGTGTTCGATGTGATAAACATGTTAATTCAGAGACACAATCTGAG GAAATCTTTGATTATACTCATGTTCCGGGACGTgccattcttcatcatggtCGCCATCGGCATGGTGCTAGAGCCACAACATCGGGGCATCGAGTCAACTTACTATTATGGTGCAGAAG TTCGGTGTTTAGAGAGCTGAAGAAATATCAGAAAGATTTTTCCAAATGGTGTGGAGAGTGCAAACGTGAAAAAAAAGAGAGGCAGCGTCAATCAATTGCTGCAACCAAACTG GAAATACTCAAGAGAGATGGACAAACCGCCTCTTGA
- the LOC139190436 gene encoding uncharacterized protein, giving the protein MERFFKRKSSSGSGSSNNVDSSNTVGSSKTPSSRQSQLDDVLGNLQADPGLRTRIIDYDANMRDEVRRLYLQKGPCQPRGHNFPITNMSGINRRFIPQWFDKFDWLEYSVSKDAAFCLYCYLFKTNFEQVGSEAFTGDGFKNWKKGRERFKMHVGPVGSVHNKAREAATNLMNQATHIETAVSKHSDQARKAYRTCFIASIKCTKFLLRQGLPFRGHDESATSSNRGNYLELLQFLADNNDKVREVVMENAPGNLKLLAPSIKKEIVNSCALETLDAIMDGLKDRFFSILVDEARDVSVKEQMAMVLRYVDDNGHVIERFVGIQHVTDTTSSSLKDAIDTLFSRNGLSISKL; this is encoded by the coding sequence atggaacggttttttaagagaaagtcATCATCGGGTTCGGGTAGTTCGAATAATGTTGATAGTTCAAATACTGTTGGTAGTTCAAAAACTCCAAGTTCAAGACAAAGTCAGTTAGATGATGTTTTGGGTAATCTTCAAGCGGATCCTGGATTAAGAACTCGAATAATAGATTATGATGCTAATATGAGAGATGAGGTCCGAAGATTATATCTACAAAAAGGACCTTGTCAACCTAGAGGTCATAATTTCCCAATAACTAATATGTCGGGAATTAATCGACGCTTCATTCCCCAATGGTTTGATAAGTTTgattggttggagtatagtGTATCTAAAGATGCGGCATTTTGTCTCTATTGCTATctctttaaaaccaattttgaaCAAGTGGGTAGTGAAGCTTTCACTGGAGATGGATTTAAGAAttggaagaaagggagagaaagatttaaGATGCATGTTGGACCGGTTGGGAGTGTTCATAATAAGGCTAGAGAAGCTgctacaaatttgatgaatcaaGCTACACATATTGAAACGGCAGTGAGCAAACACTCTGACCAAGCTCGTAAGGCTTATCGCACATGCTTTATTGCTTCAATCAAGTGCACTAAGTTTTTATTGCGACAAGGTCTTCCTTTTCGTGGCCATGATGAAAGTGCCACTTCAAGCAATAGGGGAAATTACTTAGAGTTATTGCAATTCCTTGCagataataatgataaagttaGAGAAGTTGTGATGGAAAATGCTCCGGGGAATCTCAAATTACTAGCTCCTTccattaaaaaagaaattgtgaattcatGTGCCCTTGAAACACTTGATGCTATCATGGATGGTCTAAAAGATAGATTCTTTTCAATATTGGTGGATGAAGCACGTGATGTGTCTGTGAAAGAGCAAATGGCTATGGTGTTGCGTTATGTGGATGACAACGGGCATGTAATTGAAAGATTTGTGGGTATCCAACATGTTACCGACACTACTTCAAGTTCACTAAAGGATGCTATTGACACATTGTTTTCTCGCAACGGTTTGAGCATTTCCAAGCTATGA
- the LOC103451615 gene encoding E3 ubiquitin-protein ligase RHA2A-like — MGLQSQLNDVSSDSIPLLLIALIASSINHLRSSLLALLHFLGLSPHPNPGSDYDEGLAAGPAVGSGLAGLVILSDQLALNRHLSYPYDRDDAVATARDCNCVVCLCTLGDGEQVRMLQCRHVFHKHCFDSWLDHLNFNCPLCRSPVVHRDGVALTRRRLSRDLLHWFSIS; from the coding sequence ATGGGGTTACAAAGCCAGCTCAACGACGTCTCTTCCGACTCCATCCCGCTCTTACTCATCGCACTCATCGCCAGCTCCATCAACCACCTCCGCTCCTCCCTCCTCGCCCTCCTCCATTTTCTGGGCCTCAGCCCCCATCCCAATCCTGGCTCAGACTACGACGAAGGCCTTGCTGCCGGCCCGGCCGTGGGCTCGGGACTCGCGGGTCTCGTTATCTTGTCCGACCAGCTCGCCCTCAACCGTCACTTATCCTATCCATACGACCGCGACGACGCCGTTGCCACCGCACGGGATTGCAATTGCGTGGTGTGCTTGTGCACCTTGGGGGATGGTGAGCAGGTCCGCATGCTCCAGTGCCGCCATGTGTTCCACAAGCACTGCTTCGACTCCTGGCTCGACCACCTCAACTTCAATTGCCCTCTCTGCCGCTCTCCCGTGGTACACCGGGATGGCGTCGCGCTCACGCGCCGCCGACTCTCCCGCGACCTCCTCCACTGGTTTTCCATCAGCTGA
- the LOC103452266 gene encoding LEAF RUST 10 DISEASE-RESISTANCEUS RECEPTOR-LIKE PROTEIN KINASE-like 2.5: protein MRRVQCSFTTSTIIFPFRLKGDPSGCGDPDYEFSCVYGKTILEIFPGKYYVHNISYDDQNLRLVDVNFANGSCSLPPGSVKTADGKVMDFRFQGAVIYYASRFRFIKCSKNISSLPTAANYTRVPCLAATNGSYFYAVYVPEYYYPPQPSCSLVAVAPVDFHPDMKFTSYEAVMKLLQAGFDIGWSVKCRDCSLAGKGCAVSSWVKPLTYECYTDAEYKEPTELQIILIYVAMGVGALIGLLCIILILVVVIRRCRRTRNEAKRNLQNQNQQSLTP, encoded by the exons ATGAGGAGGGTTCAATGTTCATTTACCACTTCAACTATTATATTCCCTTTTCGTCTAAAGGGCGATCCATCTGGCTGCGGGGATCCTGACTATGAATTTTCTTGCGTGTACGGAAAAACCATCTTAGAAATTTTCCCAGGAAAATACTACGTGCACAACATTTCATATGATGATCAAAACCTCCGTTTGGTCGACGTCAACTTTGCCAACGGATCCTGCAGCCTTCCGCCTGGATCTGTCAAAACAGCGGACGGGAAAGTCATGGATTTTCGGTTCCAAGGAGCTGTGATCTATTATGCTAGTCGTTTTCGATTCATCAAGTGCTCCAAAAACATCAGCAGCCTGCCAACAGCTGCTAATTATACAAGGGTTCCATGTTTGGCCGCAACAAACGGGAGCTATTTCTATGCTGTTTATGTCCCCGAGTACTATTATCCCCCTCAACCGTCATGCTCGCTTGTTGCAGTGGCTCCGGTAGATTTTCATCCGGACATGAAGTTCACTTCTTACGAAGCCGTCATGAAACTATTGCAGGCCGGGTTTGATATTGGATGGTCGGTTAAGTGCAGGGACTGCTCTTTGGCTGGTAAGGGATGCGCAGTAAGTTCATGGGTTAAGCCACTCACCTACGAATGCTACACAG ATGCAGAGTACAAAGAACCCACAGAACTTCAAATAATCTTAATATATGTAGCAATGGGTGTGGGAG CTCTAATTGGTCTGTTGTGTATAATTCTTATACTGGTGGTCGTAATCCGAAGATGTCGTAGAACTAGAAACGAAGCCAAGAGAAATCTCCAGAATCAAAATCAGCAGTCCTTGACGCCATAA
- the LOC103414234 gene encoding LEAF RUST 10 DISEASE-RESISTANCEUS RECEPTOR-LIKE PROTEIN KINASE-like 1.2 has protein sequence MRTVQYTSSLFCSLLILLFFVQIQAQTNCWSSCGEIKNISYPFRLKGDPSGCGDSDYELSCVDNKPILEIFPGKYYVRNISYYDHTLRLVDVNFANGTCGLPSGPVETTNGFVRDARFMGYGWNPGSRFRFVKCSTNISSMPEAANHTVVPCLTRNGTYVYAVYDGDYSYYEPQKSCSVISLAPVDLRKDVTKFNSYEAVMELLKAGFEVEWSVTCRDCSLASKQCVVKSMDKPFTYICKKEYKELTRAEGNWIIAAIVVGGLIALGIIIGIIVFVIRRCRRRRNAADNTNKNPQNRISA, from the exons ATGAGGACGGTCCAATATACATCTTCTCTTTTCTGTTCTCTGCTGATTCTGCTATTTTTCGTTCAAATTCAAGCACAAACCAACTGTTGGTCTTCCTGCGGAGAAATAAAAAACATCAGCTACCCTTTTCGCCTCAAGGGCGATCCATCCGGCTGCGGCGACTCCGATTACGAGCTCTCTTGTGTCGACAACAAACCCATCCTAGAGATTTTCCCCGGGAAATACTACGTGCGCAACATTTCCTACTATGATCACACACTCCGTTTGGTCGACGTCAACTTCGCCAACGGAACCTGCGGCCTTCCGTCTGGTCCTGTCGAAACAACGAACGGGTTTGTCCGGGATGCTCGATTCATGGGATATGGGTGGAACCCAGGAAGTCGTTTCCGGTTCGTCAAGTGCTCAACAAACATCAGCAGCATGCCGGAAGCTGCTAATCACACAGTGGTTCCTTGCCTGACAAGAAACGGGACTTACGTCTATGCTGTTTATGATGGCGATTACTCGTATTATGAGCCTCAAAAATCATGCTCTGTCATTTCGTTGGCTCCTGTCGATCTTCGTAAAGATGTTACGAAGTTCAATTCTTATGAGGCCGTCATGGAACTATTGAAAGCTGGCTTTGAAGTTGAATGGTCAGTTACGTGCAGAGATTGCTCTTTGGCTAGTAAACAGTGCGTAGTAAAATCAATGGATAAGCCATTCACCTATATCTGCAAAAAAG AGTACAAAGAACTGACAAGAGCTGAAGGAAACTGGATAATTGCTGCAATCGTTGTGGGAG GTCTGATTGCTCTGGGAATTATCATTGGTATAATTGTATTCGTCATACGAAGATGTCGGAGAAGACGAAATGCAGCTGATAACACGAACAAGAATCCGCAGAATCGAATTAGTGCTTGA